AAGCTGCTCGCGAGGACCGTCGGGATGGTGCCGCAGAAGCCGTACCTGTTCGCGGGGACGGTGGCGACCAACCTGCGCTACGGCAATCCGGACGCCACCGACGAGGAGCTGTGGCACGCGCTGGAGGTGGCGCAGGCCAAGGACTTCGTGGAGCGGCTGGAGAGCGGTCTCGACGCGCCGATCGCGCAGGGCGGGACGAACGTCTCCGGTGGTCAGCGCCAACGGCTCGCGATCGCCCGGACGCTGGTGCAGCGGCCCGAGATCTACCTCTTCGACGACTCCTTCTCCGCGCTCGACTACGCCACGGACGCCGCCCTGCGGGCCGCGCTGGGGCAGGAGACCGCCGAGGCGACCGTGGTGATCGTCGCCCAGCGGGTGGCGACCATCCGGGACGCCGACCGGATCGTCGTCCTCGACGAGGGCCGGGTCGTCGGCACCGGACGGCACCACGAGCTGATGGCGGACAACGAGACCTACCGGGAGATCGTGCTCTCCCAGCTGACGGAAGCGGAGGCTGCCTGATGGCGGGGCCCATGGGGCGGATGATGGCCGGGGGCGGCCCCGACCAGCGCTCGCTCGACTTCAAGGGGTCGGGCAAACGGCTCGTCGCGCGGTTCCGGCCGGAGCGGATCACCATCGGCGTGCTGCTGCTGTGCGTGGTGCTCAGCGTCGGCCTCAGCGTCGTCGGGCCGAAGATCCTCGGCAAGGCGACCGACCTGGTCTTCGCCGGCATCGTCGGGCGGGGCATGCCGGAGGGGGCGAGCAAGGAGCAGGTCCTCGACTCCATGCGGCAGCGCGGGGACGGTGACGTCGCCGACATGCTGCGCAGCACCGACTTCACCCCGGGCGAGGGCATCGACTTCACCGCCGTAGGGCATGTGCTGCTGCTGGCGCTGGGCGTGTTCACGGTGGCCGGGCTGCTGATGGCGGTGGCGACGCGGCTGGTGAACCGGGCCGTGAACCGGACCATGTTCCGGATGCGCGAGGACGTCCAGACGAAGTTGTCGCGGCTGCCGCTGTCGTACTTCGACAAGCGCCAGCGCGGTGAGGTGCTGTCCCGGGCGACCAACGACATCGACAACATCGGGCAGACGCTCCAGCAGTCGATGGGGCAGCTCATCAACTCGGTGCTGACCGTCATCGGCGTGCTCGCGATGATGTTCTGGGTCTCCTGGATCCTGGCGCTGGTCGCGCTGGTGACCGTGCCGCTGTCGTTCGTCGTCGCCACGCGCGTGGGCAAGCGGTCGCAGCCGCACTTCGTGCAGCAGTGGCGTACGACGGGCAAGCTCAACGCGCACATCGAGGAGATGTACACCGGGCACACCCTGGTGAAGGTGTTCGGGCGGCAGGAGGAGTCGGCCGAGCAGTTCGCCGAGCAGAACGACGCGCTGTACGAGGCGGGGTTCAAGGCGCAGTTCAACAGCGGGGTCATGCAGCCGCTGATGATGTTCGTGTCGAACATCAACTATGTGCTGGTCGCGGTGGTCGGCGGGCTGCGGGTGGCCTCCGGCTCGCTGTCGATCGGCGATGTGCAGGCCTTCATCCAGTACTCGCGGCAGTTCTCGATGCCGCTGACGCAGGTGGCGTCCATGGCGAACCTGGTGCAGTCGGGTGTCGCCTCGGCGGAGCGGGTCTTCGAGCTGCTCGACGCGGAGGAGCAGGGCGCCGACCCGGTGCCGGGCCTGCGGCCCGAGGAGCTGCGCGGGCAGGTGGCGCTGGAGCACGTGTCGTTCCGCTACAACCCCGACAAGCCGCTCATCGAGGACCTGTCGCTGAAGGTCGAGCCGGGGCACACGGTCGCCATCGTCGGCCCCACGGGTGCCGGCAAGACGACCCTGGTGAACCTGCTGATGCGGTTCTACGACGTCACCGGCGGGCGCATCACCCTCGACGGCGTCGACATCGCGCGGATGTCCCGGGACGAACTGCGGGCCGGGATCGGCATGGTGCTCCAGGACACCTGGCTGTTCGGCGGCACGATCGCGGAGAACATCGCGTACGGGACGTCGAGGGAGGTCACCCGCGGGGAGATCGAGGAGGCGGCCCGGGCGGCGCACGCGGACCGGTTCGTGCGGACGCTGCCGGACGGGTACGACACGGTGATCGACGACGAGGGGACCGGGGTCAGCGCGGGTGAGAAGCAGCTGATCACCATCGCGCGGGCGTTCCTGTCCGACCCGGTGATCCTGGTGCTGGACGAGGCGACGAGCTCGGTCGACACCCGTACCGAGGTCCTCATTCAGAAGGCCATGGCGAAACTCGCCCACGGCCGGACGTCGTTCGTCATCGCGCACCGGTTGTCGACGATCCGGGACGCGGACGCGATCCTGGTGATGGAGAACGGGGCGATCGTCGAGCAGGGCACGCACGAGGAGCTGCTCGCGGCGGGTGGGGCGTATGCGCGGCTGTATCAGGCGCAGTTCGCGCAGGCGGTGGCCGAAGTGGACTGAGTCGCGTCCGGGGGTGCCGGGTGGGGTCGTGGGGCGGCTGTGGGTCCGGTGGGGGCTGGTCGCGCAGTTCCCCGCGCCCCTTCAGGGACGTGCAGTCGGCGCCCCTTCAGGGGCGCGGGGAACTGCGCGATCCGCCCCCACCGGCCCGCAGACCGCATCAGTCCAGATAACCCCTCAGCTGGTCCGCGAAGGCGTGGTCCCGCAGTTTGTTCAGAGTCTTCGACTCGATCTGGCGTATCCGTTCCCGCGTCACACCGAAGATCCTGCCTATCTCCTCCAGCGTGCGGGGGCGGCCGTCCGCCAGGCCGTAGCGGAGTTGGACCACCTTCCGCTCCCGCTCCCCCAGCGTCGACAGGACCGCCTCCAGGTGCTCCCTGAGCAGCAGGAACGCCGCCGACTCCACCGGAGACGTCGCGTCGCCGTCCTCGATCAGGTCGCCCAGGGCGACGTCGTCCTCCTCGCCCACGGGCGCGTGCAGCGACACCGGCTCCTGGGCGAGGCGCAGCACCTCGCTGACCCGCTCCGGCGGCAGCTCCAGGTGGGCCGCGACCTCCTCGGGCGTCGGCTCGTAGCCGCGCTCCTGGAGCATGCGGCGCTGGACGCGGACGACGCGGTTGATGAGCTCCACGACATGGACCGGGACCCTTATCGTGCGGGCCTGGTCGGCCAGGGCGCGGGACATGGCCTGCCGGATCCACCAGGTCGCGTACGTGGAGAACTTGTAGCCGCGGGCGTAGTCGAACTTCTCGACCGCCCTGATCAGGCCGAGGTTGCCCTCCTGGACGAGGTCGAGCATCGTCAGGCCGCGGCCGACGTACCGTTTGGCGACCGACACGACCAGGCGCAGATTCGCCTCGATCAGGCGGCGCTTGGCCATGCGGCCCATGACGACGAGCCGGTCCAGGTCCACCGCGAGCTGGCTGTCCAGGTCGGGGGTGCGCCGCAGCTTCTCCTCCGCGAACAGGCCGGCCTCGACACGGCGGGCGAGTTCGACCTCCTCGGCGGCGGTCAGCAGGGGGATGCGGCCGATCTCCCGCAGGTACTGGCGGAACAGGTCCGAGGAGGGGCTGCCGGAGTCGGTGCGGGCCGGGGCCGGTACGACGACCTCGGCGGGCTCGGCCGCCTCCACGGCCTCGGCGGGCGGCTCCTCCGGCTCCGGTTCCGACTCGGGGTGGTGCGCGGCGCGGCTCTGCGCCGGGACCGCGGACAGGGCGTCGGCCTCCGCGTCCGGCGCGGTGCCGTCGGCGCCGGGCGCGGCACCGGCGTCGGTCTGGGTGAGGGTCTGGGTCTGCACGGGGGCGACCTCCAGGATGATCGCTGCCAAGGGGTACGGCAGCGGCACTTCGGGAGCGGAATCGGCCTCGCCGCTTTCCGTCCCGTACGCGATGAGCGGAACCGCGGGGGTCTGGGACCCGTCGGTGACGGATCGGCCGCGCTCCGAGGACTCAGGCACCGGAACCCAGTGTGGGGTAAGACACATCGTCGCCACGAGGGGCGTGCGATGACTTTTTGCTTCCGGTCCGTGACCGCGCGGTGACCTCAGAGCGCGGCGGCGCCGTGCTCCCGGAGGGTCTGGTCGTACTGCTGGAGGACCCACAGTTCGTTCTGCACGGCGGCGAGCTCGGCCGGGTCGCCGTGGGTGCCGAGGCGGGTGAGCCGGCCCGTGATGTCGCGGATACGGCGCTCGACGGCCCGGCGGCGGACCGTCACCAACTGGGCGCCCGCGTACACCTCGTCGGCGCCCTTCACGCCCTTGTGCAGCATGATCGCCTCGACGGCCAGCTCCGTGACCATCGCGCGGACCGCGTCGTCCGGGGCGGCCTCGCGGACCCTGACCAGGTAGTCCTGGGGGTCGGCGACGCCCGGTTCGGCGCCGCCCGCGTCATGGATGGCCTGGCGGACGGCGGCGTAGGGCGGGGCGGTGAACTCGTCCACGCCGTACGCGTCGAAGGCCGGGGAGACCAACTCGGGGCGCTGGAGGGCGAGTTTGAGGAGCTCCCGCTCGGTGGCGAAGACCGGGTTGCGGAGGTTGAGGGCCGGGCCGCCAGGGGCGGCGCTCTGGGGCGGGCCGGCGTACTGCCGCTGCGGGTGGTGCCGCTCCGGGGCGGGGCCCTGGCCGCCGCGGTCGCGGGCCCAGCGGGCCAGCTGGGCCACGCGCTTGACCACGAACTGGGTGTCGAGGATGCCGAGCATGCCGGCGAGCTGGACGGCCACCTCGTGCTGGGCGCCGCTGTTCTTGATGCGGGCGACGATCGGGGCGGCCTCGTCCAGCGCGGACGCGCGGCCCGCCGGGGTGTCGAGGTCGTAGCGGCTCACGATCTGGCGGAGCGCGAACTCGAAGAGTGGGGTGCGGGGTTCGACGAGGTCGGCGACGGCCTCGTCGCCCTTGGCGAGGCGCAGGTCGCAGGGGTCCATGCCGTCCGGGGCGATGGCGATGTACGTCTCGGCGGCGAACTTCTGGTCGTCCTCGAAGGCGCGCAGGGCCGCCTTCTGGCCGGCGGCGTCGCCGTCGAAGGTGAAGATGACCCGGGCCGAGCCGTTGTCCATGAGCAGCCGGCGCAGGATCTTGATGTGGTCGCCGCCGAAGGCGGTGCCGCAGGTGGCGATGGCGGTCGTCACACCGGCGAGGTGGCAGGCCATGACGTCCGTGTAGCCCTCGACGACGACCGCGCGGGACGCCTTGGCGATGTCCTTCTTCGCCAGGTCGATGCCGTAGAGGACCTGGGACTTCTTGTAGATCGCCGTCTCGGGCGTGTTCAGGTACTTCGGGCCGTTGTCCGCCTCGTAGAGCTTGCGGGCGCCGAAGCCGACGACGTCGCCGCCGATGTCGCGGATGGGCCACATCAGCCGGCCGCGGAAGCGGTCGATGGGGCCGCGGCGGCCCTCCTGGGAGAGGCCGGAGAGGACCAGCTCCTTGTCGGTGAAGCCCTTGCCGCGCAGGAAGCGCGTGAGGTGGTCCCAGCCCTGGGGGCTGTAGCCGACGGAGAAGTGCTGGGCGGCGGCCTGGTCGAAGCCGCGCTCGGCGAGGAACTGGCGGCCGGTGTCGGCCTCCGGGCTGGTCGCGAGCTGCTCCGCGTACCACTCGGCGGCGATCTTGTGGGCCTCGACCAGGCGGATCCGCTCGCCGCGCTGGTGGGAGGGGTTGTAGCCGCCCTCCTCGTAGCGCAGGGTGATGCCCGCCTGGCCGGCCAGGCGCTCGACCGCCTCCGAGAAGGTGAGGTGGTCGATCTTCATCACGAACGTGATGGTGTCGCCGCCCTCCTGGCAGCCGAAGCAGTGGAAGAACCCCTTGCTCGGGCTGACCTGGAAGGACGGCGACTTCTCGTCGTGGAAGGGGCAGAGACCCTTGAGGTTCCCGCCGCCCGCGTTGCGCAGCTGGAGGTACTCGGACACCACGGCGTCGATCGGGACCGCGTCCCGTACCGCCTTCACGTCCTCGTCGTTGATCCGTCCTGCCACGAGGTGAGTCTACGGGGCCGAACTGACACTCCTGACAGCCCCGGCGGCTATGGGACGAGGTCGTCCAGCGGGACGCGCGGGTCCGCCAGGGACTCCGTGTTCACCCTCGCCTTGGAGCGGATCAGGCGCTGGATCTTGTCCGTGACGTCCCATACGTTCACGTTCATCCCGGCCAGCACCCGGCCGTCCTTCACCCAGAACGCGATGAACTCGCGCTTCCCGGCGTCCCCGCGGATCACCACCTGGTCGTAAGCGCCCGCGGGCGCCCAGCCGGAGTACTCCATGCCCAGGTCGTACTGGTCGGAGAAGAAGTACGGCACCCGGTCGTACGTCACCTCGCGGCCCAGCATGGAGCGCGCGGCCGCCGGGCCGCCGTTGAGCGCGTTGGCCCAGTGCTCGACGCGCACCCGCGTGCCGAACAGGGGATGCGGGAAGGAGACCACGTCGCCGGCCGCGTAGACGTCCGGGTCGGAGGTGCGCAGCCGCTCGTCGACGACGATGCCGCCGCCGTGGGCCCGGTCGGCGATCTCCAGGCCGGCCGCTTCCGCCAGGTGCGTGCGCGGGGCCGCGCCGATCGCCGCGAGCACGTCGTGCGCCGGGTGCTCCTCGCCGTCGTCCGTGCGGGCCGCGAGGACCATGCCGTCCTGGCCGACGATCTCCGTCAGCCGCCTGCCGAAGTGGAAGCGCACGCCGTGCTCGCGGTGCAGCTCGGCGAAGAGGCCGCCGAGCTCCGGGCCCAGCACGCCGTGCAGCGGGGTCGGCCCGTGTTCGACGACCGTGACCTCCGCGCCGTACTCGCGGGCCGCCGCCGCGACCTCCAGGCCGATCCAGCCGGCTCCGGCGATGACGAGGTGGCCGTTGTCCCGGCCGAGGTTGGTCAGGACGTGTTTGAGGCGCTCGGCGTGGGCGAGGCGGCGCAGGTGGTGCACGCCGGCCAGGTCCGTGCCCGGGATGTCCAGGCGGCGGGGCTCGGCGCCGGTGGCCAGGAGCAGCTTGTCGTAGCGGACGACGGTGCCGTCCTCGCCGAAGCGGACCGTCTTCGCCGTACGGTCGATCGCGTCGACGGTCTGGCCGAGGTGCAGCTCGATGTCGTGGGCCGCGTACCAGGCGGGTTCGTGCACGAAGACGCTGTCGCGTTCCTCCTTGCCGAGGAGGTAGCCCTTGGACAGGGGCGGGCGCTCGTAGGGGTGGTCGCGTTCGTCGCAGATCAGTATCACGCGGCCGGTGAAGCCCTCCGCACGGAGCGTCTCGGCCGCCTTCGCGCCGGCCAGTCCGCCTCCGACGATGACGAATGTCTGATCCGCGTCGACCACTTGATGCCTCCTCGTCAGGATGTCGCCACTTGCGAGCGTCCCGCACGGAGCGTGATGCGGGAAGAGGGAGTGACCCGATCAGGCCACGGAGGGTCACATTCGGGGGTGCTCGCGTCCCGCCCGTCGCGTCAGTCTCATCCCTGCCCCGTCAGACGGGCGTGAAGCGAACGGGCGGACGTGTCGGTGAGGGAGGCGATCTGGTCCACGATCACCCGCTTGCGCGCCCTGTCGTCCGCCGCCCGGTCGAACAGGGCGCGGAACTGCGGGTCCAGGCCGTCCGGGGCGCGGGCGGTGAGCGCCTCGGCCAGTTCGGCGACGACGATCCGCTGGTCGGCGCGCAGCCGCTCCTGCTCGGCGCGCTGCATGACGTAGAGGTCGGCGACGGCCTTGAGGACCGCGCACTCCATCCGGGTCTCGCGCGGGACGACGAGCTCGGCGGCGTACCGGGTGAGCCGCCCGGCCCCGTAGGCGGTGCGGGTGGCGGTCTCGGCGGCCAGGCAGAAGCGGCCGATGAGCTGGCTGGTGGCGTCCTTGAGGCGGGCCTGGGCGACGGCGGTGCCGTCGTAGCCGTGCGGCCACCACTCCTGGGCGAGGAGCCGGTCCAGGGCCTCGGCGAGCTCGGCGGGGTCGGTGTCGGCGGGCACGTACCGGCCCCGGGCCACCCGGAAGACGTCCCGGCGTTCGGGGTCGGCCTGGAGGCAGTTCGGGTCGATGTGGCCGGCGTGCAGGCCGTCCTCCACGTCGTGCACGGAGTAGGCGACGTCGTCGGACCAGTCCATGACCTGCGCCTCGAAGCAGGTGCGGGTGCCGGGGGCGTCCTTGCGGAGCCAGTCGAAGACCGGGCGGTCGTCCTCGTAGACGCCGAACTTGTGCGACGCCGGGTCGGTGGGGTGGGCGCCGCGGGGCCAGGGGTACTTGGTGGCGGCGTCGAGGGCGGCGCGGGTGAGGTTGAGGCCGACGGAGCCGTCCGGGGTGAATCGTTTGGGCTCGATGCGGGTGAGGAGCCTGAGGGACTGGGCGTTGCCCTCGAAGCCGCCGCAGTCCGCCGCGAACTCGTTGAGGGCCTGTTCGCCGTTGTGGCCGAAGGGTGGGTGGCCGAGGTCGTGGGAGAGGCAGGCGGCTTCGACGAGGTCGGGGTCGCAGCCGAGGGCCGCGCCCAGTTCGCGGCCGACCTGGGCGCATTCGAGGGAGTGGGTGAGGCGGGTGCGGGGGCTGGCGTCCCAGGCGGGGCCCATGGTGCCGGGCGTCACCACTTGGGTTTTGCCGGCGAGTCTTCTGAGGGCGGCGCTGTGCAGGACCCGGGCCCGGTCGCGTTGGAAGGCGGTGCGGCCGGGGCGTTTGTCGGGTTCCGGGGCCCAGCGGTCGACTGACGTCGGGTCGTAGGCCGTGGGGTCTGGTGCGGTGCCGTCCATGTGTCGACAGTACGGGCAGGGGTGTGCTGTACGCCGTCGCGTGTGCCGGGTTCGGTGGTGTGGCGTGTGCGGGCACGTGGTGGCTTGTCGCGCGGTTCCCCGCGCCCTTCAGGCCTCAGGCTGAAGCCAGTTCCCGGACCGCGGGCGACGTCGTCAAGGCCTCCTCGTAGCGGTGGAGGACGAGGTCGGCCATGGCGGGGTGGGTGCCGAGGGGGGCGGACGCTGTCCAGGGGGCCTTCTGGGTGGACTCCGTGGCGAAGCGGCCGGGGGCCGTGAAGTAGGAGGCGAGGGCTATGTGACGGCGGCCCCGGGCGAGGAGGGTGCGGACGGCGGTGTCGACCGTCGGGGTCGCGGCGGCGGCGTAGGCCGGGAGGACGGGGACGCCGAGGCGGGCCGCGAGGAGGTGGGCCGTGCGGGCGGTGTCCTTCTTCGCGTCCGGGTCGCGGGAGCCGGCCGCGGCGAGGACCACCGCGCTGGTGCGTCGGGGTGTCTTGCCCCAGCCGGCCTCCGTCAGGCGGGCCTGGAGGGCGTCGACGAGGAGGGGGTGGGGGCCGAGGGGGGCCGCCAGGTGGGTGCGGGCCCGGGAGGCCGCGGCCATCTCGGGGATGTCCTGCTTGACGTGGTAGCCGCGGCTGAGGAGCAGGGGGACGAGGACCGCCTCCGTGTCGCCCAGGGCGGCGAGCGTGTCGGGGAGCAGCGGGGCGTTGAGTTCGATGTGGCCCAGGTGCACCGGCACGTCGGGGCGCAGGGCGCGGACCCGGTCGAGGAGTGCGCTCACGGTGCTCAGCGCGCGGGGGTCGCGGCTGCCGTGCGCCACGACCACGAGGGCGGGCGCGGCGGGGCGGCGCGGGGCGGGCGTCGGGACGAGGCTGAGCTGACTGGGCATGCACCGATGGTGGCGGTGGCGCGTTGCCTTCCCGTTGCGTGGGCGTCACGGGTGTTTTCCAGCGGTTCACCCTGTGGGGCAGGGCCGTGTGAGGTGCTGTGACCTGCGGTTTCCGGGAAGCGAGTGAAGCTGGTCACGCGGCTGCGGATGAACCGGGCGGCCCGGGAGGACGTCCCTGACTGTCGAGGGGCCGACCTGGGGAGGGACCGTCCGATGCGTTCCGTGACGTTGCGCAGACCGCGGCTGCCGCGCACCCGGCGGGGGCAGCGGAGGCTGGTGCAGGCCGTGATGGCCGGGTGCGTGCTCGCGCTGCTCCCGGCGACGTGGATGTACACCGTGACGGGTGACCGGCTGCGTACGACGGCGGATGTGCCGCGTACCGATGTGGCCGTGGTGTTCGGCGCCGGGCTGTGGGACGGCGAGCCCTCGCCGTACCTCGCGCACCGGCTGGACGCGGCGGCGAAGCTGTACCGGCAGGGGCGGGTGGAGGTGGTGCTCGTCACCGGGGACAACAGCCGCGAGGACTACGACGAGCCCGACGCGATGCGCGGGTATCTGACCCGGCACGGGGTGCCCGACGGGCGGATCGTCAGCGACTACGCGGGGTTCGACACCTGGGACTCGTGCGTGCGCGCGAAGAGGATCTTCGGGGTGGACGAGGCCGTGCTGATCAGCCAGGGCTTCCACATCCGGCGGGCGGTGGCGCTGTGCGAGGCGGCGGGGGTCGCGTCGTACGGGGTCGGGGTGGACGCCGTGCACGACGTGACCTGGTACTACGGGGGCACGCGGGAGATCTTCGCCGCCGGGAAGGCCGCACTGGATGCGGCGTTCCGGCCGGACCCGCGGTTCCTCGGGCCGCGGGAGCCGGGTGTGGAGAGGGCCTTGGCGTGGGCCGAAGACCCTCTGCGCCAGCCGGGCGGCCGTCGGCGTCCGTGAGAGCGGGGCGGCGCTCCCCCGCCTCACGCGGGCGGGACGGCGGCGGGGAGGTTGCCGTCCCGGCCGTGTAACAGGGAACCGGCCCGGGCGTAACACGGCCGACGCACGCTGAACGGTATGCAGAGCACCGTGACGCCCACGCACTGCCCGTACTGCGCCCTGCAGTGCGGGATGAACCTCACGCCCGCGCCGGACGGGACCGTCGAGGTGAGCGAGCGCGCGGACTTCCCGGTGAACCGGGGCGCCCTGTGCGGCAAGGGCCGGACGGCCGCGGCGGTGCTCGCGCCCGGCGTGCGGCTGAACTCCCCGCTGGTGCGCGACGAGGGCGGCACGCTGGTGCCCGCCTCCTGGGACGCGGCGCTGGACCGGATCGCCGCGGGGCTGGGACGCACGCGCGCGGAGTACGGGCCGGACGCGCTCGGGGTGTTCGGCGGGGGCGGGCTGACGAACGAGAAGGCGTACACCCTCGGCAAGTTCGCGCGGGTCGTGCTCGGCACGTCCCAGATCGACTACAACGGCCGCTTCTGCATGTCGTCGGCGGCGGCCGCCGGCATCAAGGCGTTCGGACTCGACCGGGGGCTGCCGTTCCCGCTGGAGGACATCCCGAAGTCCGGCTGTGTGATCCTCGTCGGGTCGAACCTCGCGGAGACCATGCCGCCGTCGCTGCGGTTCTTCACCGAACTGAGGGAGAACGGCGGCACGCTGATCGTCATCGACCCGCGCCGCACGAAGACCGCCGAGCAGGCGGACCTGCACCTCGCGCCCCGGCCGGGCACGGACCTGGCCCTCGCCCTGGGCCTGCTGCACCTGGTGATCGCCGAGGGCCGGGTGGACGAGGAGTACGTCCGGGAGCGCACGGCCGGCTGGGAGGACGCCCGGGCGGCGGCGATGGCGCACTGGCCGGAGTGGGTGGAGCGGATCACGGGGGTGTCCGTTCCCGAGCTGCGGGAGACCGTACGGCTGTTCTGCGAGCCGGAATCGGCGATGGTGCTCACCGCGCGCGGGCCCGAGCAGCAGTCCAAGGGCACGGACACGGTGGGCGCGTGGATCAACCTGTGCCTGGCGACCGGCCGGGCGGGCCGCCCGCTGTCCGGGTACGGCTGTCTGACCGGGCAGGGCAACGGGCAGGGCGGGCGCGAACACGGGCAGAAGGCCGACCAGTTGCCGGGGTACCGCAAGCTCGACGACCCGGCGGCGCGAGCGCATGTCGCCGAGGTGTGGGGAGTCGACCCGGACAGCCTGCCCGGCCCGGGGCGCAGTGCGTACGAGCTGCTGGACGCGCTGGGCACGGGCATCAGGTCGCTGCTGCTGATGGCGTCCAACCCGGTGGTGTCGGCGCCGCGAGCCGCGCACGTCGAGGAGCGCATCAGGTCACTGGACTTCCTGGCGGTCTGCGACGTGGTGCTGTCGGAGACGGCGGCGCTCGCGGACGTGGTCCTGCCCGTCACCCAGTGGGCCGAGGAGACGGGCACGACGACGAACCTGGAGGGCAGGGTGCTGCTGCGGCGCCGGGCGGTCACCCCGCCGGACGGCATCCGCAGCGACCTGGAGGTGCTGCACGAACTGGCCGCCCGCCTGGGCGTGGAGAAGGGCTTCCCGACCGACCCGGAGGAGGTCTTCGAGGAACTGCGCCGGGCGTCGGCGGGCGGGGCGGCGGACTACTCGGGGATCACGTACCGGAGGCTGGCGGAGGAGGACGGGGTGTTCTGGCCCTGTCCGGCACAAGAGGTGGAAGAGGCGGAAGAGGCGGAAGAGGCGGCGGGTCCGGGAAGTTCGGACGGCCCGGGGAGCCCGTCCGGTGCGGATGGCCCGGGGGGCCGTTCCGCGGTGACGGAGTCCGGGGACCCGGCGCCCGGCCCGGCCGAGCGGCTCCTGGCGGGAGAACCGGCCGAGCCCGAAGACGCGGCGGGTGGCCCTGGCGCGCAAGGGAGCGCGTCGGGCCGCCCGGCCGTCCCGGCGGACGGGCCGGCCCGGGTTCACCCCGGCACGCCCCGCCTGTTCCTCGACCGTTTCGCCACGCCCGACGGCCGCGCCCGCTTCGTCCCCGTCTCCCACCGCGCGACCGCCGAGGAACCGGACGAGGAGTACCCGGTGCTGCTGACCACCGGGCGGGTCGTGGCGCAGTACCAGTCCGGGGCGCAGACCCGGCGGGTGGCGGAGCTGAACGCC
The Streptomyces tuirus genome window above contains:
- a CDS encoding molybdopterin oxidoreductase family protein, with translation MQSTVTPTHCPYCALQCGMNLTPAPDGTVEVSERADFPVNRGALCGKGRTAAAVLAPGVRLNSPLVRDEGGTLVPASWDAALDRIAAGLGRTRAEYGPDALGVFGGGGLTNEKAYTLGKFARVVLGTSQIDYNGRFCMSSAAAAGIKAFGLDRGLPFPLEDIPKSGCVILVGSNLAETMPPSLRFFTELRENGGTLIVIDPRRTKTAEQADLHLAPRPGTDLALALGLLHLVIAEGRVDEEYVRERTAGWEDARAAAMAHWPEWVERITGVSVPELRETVRLFCEPESAMVLTARGPEQQSKGTDTVGAWINLCLATGRAGRPLSGYGCLTGQGNGQGGREHGQKADQLPGYRKLDDPAARAHVAEVWGVDPDSLPGPGRSAYELLDALGTGIRSLLLMASNPVVSAPRAAHVEERIRSLDFLAVCDVVLSETAALADVVLPVTQWAEETGTTTNLEGRVLLRRRAVTPPDGIRSDLEVLHELAARLGVEKGFPTDPEEVFEELRRASAGGAADYSGITYRRLAEEDGVFWPCPAQEVEEAEEAEEAAGPGSSDGPGSPSGADGPGGRSAVTESGDPAPGPAERLLAGEPAEPEDAAGGPGAQGSASGRPAVPADGPARVHPGTPRLFLDRFATPDGRARFVPVSHRATAEEPDEEYPVLLTTGRVVAQYQSGAQTRRVAELNAAAPGPFVELHPRLAARLGAAEGDPVAVVSRRGRAVAPARITDAIRPDTVFMPFHWPGEGRANTLTNPALDPVSRMPEFKACAVRLEIEA